The sequence TGTGTATGGTTTACTTGGCTTGCATGGTTGTTATTATAGCTTCATTTATGGAGTTTGTAGTTTTTGTTGAACAATGTTCTGATATAGTAGTTGAATAGTTTCTGGGGTGGTTctgttttttgttatttgtagtttttttgatgaaatttgctGGATCTAGTGAGATCCATGTTTGACTTGTATTTCTGCTGGAATGAATAAAGTGAAGTAAAGAAGAAACTAGATTTTGACTGTAAAAAATCAGGGGTGTCCTTTCTGTTTGTGGTTTTTATTGTCTTGCATGTGTGTGTTCAGGTTTAGATTGTGGAAATTGATCTATTTTTAGTAATACTTGTGCTAATATCTCTTTTTTGCTTAAACTCTGTCATATGTGTCTTTCTGTCTAATTGGGTCTGTTATAGAATGTGACGTTTTATTCTTCTTGATGTTTTGCCTAAAAACCCTTTACTTGTGTAGTATTTTCGTGGTGTGTTTGTTTTCATGTCTTTCTTTAAGCCTTTTTTGTGACCTTTGCTGAGTTAATGCTATAAACTATCTTGTGTTGTTGAGATTTACTTCCAGGATCTTTGGTCTTGCTTACTGCATGCCTTTATCTATCCTATTCTGCATGTTTGTTGTCTTTAGGTTGAACTCCTTAGTAAGAATTGCATTTGCTTCTTCGTTTTTAGTTTTTTCGTTTCATGGTTTTTCTTTTCTAACCAGAAAATAGTTAAATAGACAATAAGTGCATggtgaagaaatgaaaaatgattttatagATGTAGGTATCCCATCGTTTTCAAGTTTTTGGTGGACATTTATGACATTATGGTATTTCAAGCTTTCTTCAGTTGATATTTCAACTTGAATGGTCTATGTTGGTGTTGtgtctttttatttctttatgaaTATGGTAAGGAGTAGTCAGTCTATAGTGTTTTTTCCTAATATGGTAAGAAGTACTTTGTGGAGTCATAGTGATGCCTTTTACCTTTTCTTTCAAAGAAAACAGAATGATGTCTTCCTCACCTTGTATTTTGAAATGTGTGCTCCCTTTTCCTTGTTTGAATGATACTTGCCATGAAGTCTTCATAATTACATTctaaatatatacttgttcaGTTTTAGTTACACTGATTACATTTGTTCTTTGATGAAGTAGTACATTGATAACGTTTAACCTTACTGCCGGAGTTCATCTTTGAATGATGTTTCCTGTTGCATTTCACATTTCCATAAATTCCGAATTTTCTATTTCAGATAGGATCCTGATATGGCTGAAGGAGAAACAAATGGAGCAGCAGCAGAGGGTCTGCCACCTCCTCCCCCTGTTCCACCAGATTTCACTCCTGCTAAAACTGAAATTGAGCCTGTGAAGAAAAAGATCTTGCGTGTTCCCATGGCCAGGCGTGGTGTTGGAAATAAGGGACAGAAGATTCAAATACTTACTAATCACTTTAAAGTGAATGTAAACAATGTGGATGGACACTTCTTCCACTACAGTGTATGTTTGTTTAACTCCTATTTATTTATACGCGGTCTTCTCTTAGTTctctatattttattatttcctGGTCTTTAACTCTATTCTTTGACAGGTTGCCTTATTCTATGAAGATGGTCGACCAGTTGACGGGAAGGGAGTTGGAAGGAAGGTGTTAGACACAGTGCACGAAACTTATGATACAGAATTAGCTGGAAAGGACTTCGCCTATGATGGTGAAAAAAGCTTGTTTACCATTGGAGCACTCCCTAGGAATAAAATGGAGTTCACTGTTGTCCTTGATGACGTGATATCAAATAGGTTGGTTTTCAAAATGGCTTAGAAGACTATTTTCCCAGTTCTTATAACAGTATTTGACCGTTTGTTTACAACTTTTATATTCAGGAACAATGGTAACAGCAGCCCCGGTGGGCATGGTAGTCCTAATGAAGCTGACAGGAAGAGGTTACGTCGTCCTTACCAGTCAAAAACTTTCAAGGTGGAGATCAGTTTTGCTGCCAAAATCCCGATGCAGGCGATTGCAAATGCTCTGCGTGGTCAAGAGTCAGAGAACTCTCAAGAAGCCTTGCGAGTCTTGGATATAATTTTGAGGCAGCATGCTGCAAAGCAGTAAGTAATTTTTGCTTCTTTCTCACTAGGGGCCCATTCAAGACCCTGTTTTTTCACCTCATTTAGTTGATGTTCTTGTATCAGGGGTTGCCTGCTTGTTCGACAATCCTTTTTTCACAATGATCCCAAGAACTTTGTTGATGTCGGTGCTGGTGTTCTTGGTTGTCGAGGATTCCATTCCAGCTTCCGGACTACCCAGAGTGGCTTGTCTTTGAACATTGGTAATCTCTTACTGGTTAATATCTCCAGTAACAGCTTTCATTTATTCTATGCTAACAATTTAATGCTGCTCTTGTCCTACAATACAGATGTGTCTACAACAATGATTATCCAGCCTGGGCCTGTCGTGGACTTCTTGATTGCAAATCAAAATGCGAAGGATCCCTTTTCACTGGATTGGGCAAAGGTAGACTCTTGTTCTAATGATCTGTTCATCTAGTTATGTGAACTGTTGCTGATCTGGGTTCGCTATACTCAATTTTTTAGGCAAAACGTGTGCTCAAGAATTTGAGGGTGAAGACATCCCCCACTAATCAAGAGTACAAGATTACTGGACTGAGTGACCGCCCTTGTCGTGAACAACTGTATGCCTCATTTCTTTCTTAAGttgtttcttcttattcaaatcTTGGCATGATTGTGTAGCAACTGTCAAGGCATATATCCTTTATTTGCAGACACAAGATTTTATAGTTCATCTTTTCTATCTATTTAGATTTACCCTGAAGCAGAAAGGAAAAGATGCAGATGGTGAGGTCCAAACTACTGAAGTTACTGTTTTTGATTACTTTGTCAACCACCGCAACATAGAGTTGCGTTATTCTGCTGATTTACCCTGCATAAATGTTGGGAAACCAAAGCGTCCCACCTTTTTCCCGATTGAGGTGAGCCATCAGATTAAATTTAGAGGTCTGTGCCATTTATTGTTATCTGTGTCTATCATAACCACAAGTTTTCTGTGAATGGTTTCAGCTCTGTTCCTTGGTGTCTTTGCAAAGATACACAAAATCCTTGTCCACATTCCAGAGGTCTTCACTAGTGGAGAAATCAAGGCAAAAGCCTCAGGAGAGGATGCAAGTCTTAAGCaatgtaagttttttttttctatatcaaAAGAATCTTTCACAATTTTATAGTGAATCGGCACTAATTATCTAGTTGTTTGGTTTAGGCTCTCAAAATCAACCAATATGATGCTGAGCCTCTGCTTCGTTCCTGTGGAATATCCATTAGCAATAACTTCACTCAGATTGAAGGACGTGTTCTTCCACCCCCAAaggtatttatttaattattaataatcaCTTCCCTGCTAGGATATGTGGAAATTTTACTCTGCCTTaccttcttttttaaatttcctCAGCTGAAGACGGGCGGTGATGACTTTGTCCCTCGTAATGGCAGATGGAATTTCAATAATAAGGTTCAGAATTACTCCTTGCACGATTATTTGCACTTGATGTATTTACTTGGCCACATTGTTCCTTGAGTTGCTTTATGTCTCCTTTTCACATTTCATCTGTAATGGCAGAGACTAGTTGATCCCACTAAGATAGAACGCTGGGCCGTTGTCAATTTTTCTGCACGCTGCAATGTACAAGGGCTAGTCAGTGATCTGATCAAATGTGGAAAACAGAAAGGAATTGTATGTTTCCTCAAATTTGTAATTCCTTGATAACTGAGTGAAGTTCAATGACTGATCATTGTTCCTTCtgatttcttttataaaatgtttTCAGATGGTGGAAGACCCATTTGATGTCTTTGAGGAGTCTCCACAAGTCAGGAGGGCCCCACCACTTGTGAGGGTTGAGAAGATGTTTGAGCAGGTTCAATCCAAGCTACCCGGGGCACCTAAATTCCTGCTTTGTTTGCTTCCTGAGAGGAAAAACTGTGATGTATACGGTTAGTATAATGTACATGTCTCTTGTTTAGTAGCTTACCTTCAACAAGAGCATCTACCAAGCTTTAGGAGAGATATAAAATGTCTTATTTCAACTTGCAGGACCATGGAAGCGAAAGAATCTTGCTGAGTATGGCATTGTTACCCAGTGTATAGCTCCAACAAGAGTCAATGATCAATATATCACCAATGTGCTCCTGAAGATAAACGCGAAGGTGAGATTTCCATGCATTAGTTGTGTGCTA comes from Solanum pennellii chromosome 1, SPENNV200 and encodes:
- the LOC107002551 gene encoding protein argonaute 4, with the protein product MAEGETNGAAAEGLPPPPPVPPDFTPAKTEIEPVKKKILRVPMARRGVGNKGQKIQILTNHFKVNVNNVDGHFFHYSVALFYEDGRPVDGKGVGRKVLDTVHETYDTELAGKDFAYDGEKSLFTIGALPRNKMEFTVVLDDVISNRNNGNSSPGGHGSPNEADRKRLRRPYQSKTFKVEISFAAKIPMQAIANALRGQESENSQEALRVLDIILRQHAAKQGCLLVRQSFFHNDPKNFVDVGAGVLGCRGFHSSFRTTQSGLSLNIDVSTTMIIQPGPVVDFLIANQNAKDPFSLDWAKAKRVLKNLRVKTSPTNQEYKITGLSDRPCREQLFTLKQKGKDADGEVQTTEVTVFDYFVNHRNIELRYSADLPCINVGKPKRPTFFPIELCSLVSLQRYTKSLSTFQRSSLVEKSRQKPQERMQVLSNALKINQYDAEPLLRSCGISISNNFTQIEGRVLPPPKLKTGGDDFVPRNGRWNFNNKRLVDPTKIERWAVVNFSARCNVQGLVSDLIKCGKQKGIMVEDPFDVFEESPQVRRAPPLVRVEKMFEQVQSKLPGAPKFLLCLLPERKNCDVYGPWKRKNLAEYGIVTQCIAPTRVNDQYITNVLLKINAKLGGLNSMLTVEHSPAIPMVSKVPTIILGMDVSHGSPGQSDVPSIAAVVSSRQWPSISRYRASVRTQSPKVEMIDNLFKRTSDTEDDGIMREALLDFYVSSGKRKPEHIIIFRDGVSESQFSQVLNVELDQIIEACKFLDEKWSPKFVVIVAQKNHHTKFFQPNDPNNVPPGTIIDNKVCHPRNYDFYLCAHAGMIGTTRPTHYHVLYDELGFSADDLQELVHNLSYVYQRSTTAISVVAPICYAHLAATQMGQWMKFEDASETSSSHNGVTNAGPVSVPQLPKLEEKVSSSMFFC